Proteins from a single region of Diaphorobacter limosus:
- a CDS encoding YceH family protein — MPFDPRQRPLSAPEARVLATLLEKSRTVPDSYPLTLNSLAAGCNQKTSREPVMQLADDDLLQALTSLRQQSLVVEIGGARVARWEHNFARGIGVPDQSAVLLGLLMLRGPQTAAELRLNAERWHRFADTSSVEAFLDELQERSDEKGGPLVMLLPKAPGAREPRWAQLLCGPVDVAALAASQAASAAPAQPALQARVEALEAEVAQLQAQVRRLCAELGLDAPLSPPGQE, encoded by the coding sequence ATGCCCTTCGATCCGCGCCAGCGCCCCCTCTCCGCCCCCGAAGCCCGCGTGCTCGCCACGCTCTTGGAAAAGTCGCGCACCGTGCCCGACAGCTATCCGCTGACGCTCAACAGCCTGGCCGCCGGCTGCAACCAGAAGACCAGCCGCGAGCCTGTCATGCAGCTGGCCGACGACGACCTGCTGCAGGCACTGACCAGCCTGCGCCAGCAGAGCCTGGTGGTCGAGATAGGCGGCGCCCGCGTGGCGCGCTGGGAGCACAATTTTGCGCGCGGCATAGGCGTGCCCGATCAGTCCGCCGTGCTGCTGGGTCTGCTCATGCTGCGCGGCCCGCAGACCGCCGCCGAGCTGCGCCTGAACGCCGAGCGCTGGCACCGCTTTGCCGACACCTCGTCAGTCGAGGCTTTCCTCGACGAACTGCAGGAGCGCAGTGACGAAAAGGGCGGCCCGCTGGTCATGCTGCTGCCCAAGGCGCCGGGCGCGCGCGAGCCGCGCTGGGCGCAGCTCTTGTGCGGGCCGGTGGACGTGGCGGCGCTGGCCGCCAGCCAGGCAGCAAGCGCCGCGCCAGCCCAGCCGGCTCTGCAGGCGCGCGTGGAGGCGCTGGAGGCCGAGGTGGCCCAGCTGCAGGCCCAGGTGCGCCGCCTGTGCGCAGAGCTGGGCCTGGACGCACCGCTGTCGCCGCCCGGACAGGAGTGA
- a CDS encoding acyl-CoA dehydrogenase family protein, which produces MDFDFSDDQQQLRDAVRRWVDKGYTFERRRAIVAAGGFERAAYGELAELGLTALTVPEAHGGLGQGAIDAMVVMEELGRGIVLEPLAQAFVTAGVLAQYAPQELQAAWLPRIASGEVLVVLAQQERKARYRLDVCEAKAVVAANGYALTAIKNIVSAGDQADAFIVPAQLDGQIALFLVERAAADVSTRGYGTQDGSRAADLQLASTPATLITTDGLAALELAVDTAIAAACAYAVGVMDQTCAVTFDYLNQRRQFGVAIASFQALRHRAADMKMQLELARSMSYYASLKLGAPAEERRRALSRAKVQLGQSMRFVSQQAVQLSGGIGVTDEYIVSHYFKTLTQLEMSWGDTLHHLGEVSARMQDQAGVFA; this is translated from the coding sequence ATGGACTTCGATTTTTCCGACGACCAGCAACAACTGCGTGACGCCGTGCGCCGCTGGGTGGACAAGGGCTATACCTTCGAGCGCCGCCGCGCCATCGTGGCAGCCGGGGGCTTTGAGCGCGCGGCCTATGGCGAGCTGGCCGAGCTGGGCCTCACGGCCCTGACCGTACCCGAGGCACATGGCGGCCTGGGCCAGGGCGCGATCGACGCCATGGTGGTGATGGAAGAGCTGGGCCGCGGCATCGTGCTGGAACCCCTGGCGCAGGCCTTCGTCACCGCCGGCGTGCTGGCGCAGTACGCACCGCAAGAGCTGCAGGCCGCCTGGCTGCCGCGCATCGCCAGTGGCGAGGTCCTGGTGGTGCTGGCACAGCAGGAGCGCAAGGCGCGCTACCGCCTTGATGTTTGCGAGGCAAAAGCGGTCGTAGCGGCCAATGGATATGCGCTTACAGCTATAAAAAACATAGTTTCAGCCGGTGACCAGGCCGACGCCTTCATCGTCCCCGCGCAACTCGACGGGCAGATCGCCCTGTTCCTGGTGGAGCGCGCTGCCGCCGACGTCAGCACGCGCGGCTACGGCACCCAGGACGGCAGCCGCGCCGCCGACCTGCAGCTGGCCAGCACCCCGGCCACCCTCATCACCACCGACGGCCTGGCCGCGCTGGAGTTGGCGGTGGACACCGCCATCGCCGCCGCCTGCGCCTACGCCGTGGGAGTGATGGATCAGACCTGCGCCGTCACCTTCGACTACCTGAACCAGCGCCGGCAGTTTGGCGTGGCAATCGCCAGCTTCCAGGCCCTGCGCCACCGGGCGGCCGACATGAAGATGCAGCTGGAGCTGGCACGCTCCATGAGCTACTACGCCAGCCTGAAACTCGGCGCCCCTGCCGAGGAGCGCCGCCGCGCACTGTCGCGCGCCAAGGTGCAACTGGGCCAGTCCATGCGCTTCGTCAGCCAGCAGGCGGTGCAGCTGTCGGGCGGCATAGGCGTGACGGACGAGTACATCGTCAGCCACTACTTCAAGACCTTGACGCAGCTGGAGATGAGCTGGGGCGACACGCTGCACCACCTGGGCGAGGTGTCGGCGCGCATGCAGGATCAGGCGGGGGTGTTTGCCTGA
- a CDS encoding HNH endonuclease, protein MKVLKLSGQGLPQSWISLEQAVTHYAAGEVRWEIGAQVALFRGGHNAVTGEQSQIAVSSIIGTRGVPHINPFDLRPSLTNAKLFTRDRNICAYCGGRFHEEDLTREHIVPFASRGLNHWMNVVTACRACNHRKGPRTPEQAHMPLLYTPYVPSLWEDFILRNRRILADQMEFLMAHVPKSSRLLS, encoded by the coding sequence GTGAAGGTCTTGAAGCTCTCGGGCCAGGGGTTGCCGCAATCGTGGATATCACTGGAGCAGGCAGTGACGCATTACGCCGCGGGCGAGGTGCGCTGGGAGATCGGCGCCCAGGTGGCGCTGTTTCGCGGCGGGCACAACGCCGTCACCGGCGAGCAGTCGCAGATCGCGGTCAGCAGCATCATAGGCACGCGCGGCGTGCCGCATATCAACCCCTTCGATCTGCGCCCCAGCCTGACCAACGCCAAGCTGTTCACGCGCGACCGCAACATCTGCGCCTATTGCGGCGGACGCTTTCACGAGGAAGACCTGACGCGCGAGCACATCGTGCCCTTCGCCAGCCGCGGCCTGAACCACTGGATGAACGTGGTCACCGCCTGCCGCGCCTGCAACCACCGCAAGGGCCCGCGCACGCCCGAGCAGGCGCATATGCCCTTGCTGTATACGCCCTACGTGCCCAGCCTGTGGGAAGACTTCATCCTGAGAAACCGCCGCATCCTGGCCGACCAGATGGAGTTTTTGATGGCGCATGTGCCCAAATCGTCGCGGCTGCTGAGCTGA
- the purN gene encoding phosphoribosylglycinamide formyltransferase produces MKNIVILISGGGSNMAAIVRAAQQQDWAGRHGIRIAAVLSNKQDAKGLAIAQEQGIATQVLDHKAYASREAFDAALAQAIDACEPALVVLAGFMRILTPGFVDHFAGRLVNIHPSLLPAFTGLHTHQRAIDAGCRFAGCTVHLVTAELDVGPILDQAVVPLLPDDTAESLAARVLTQEHLIYPRAVLAHLLSKI; encoded by the coding sequence ATGAAGAACATCGTAATCTTGATCTCTGGCGGCGGTTCCAACATGGCGGCGATCGTGCGCGCCGCACAGCAACAGGACTGGGCCGGTCGCCACGGCATCCGTATTGCGGCGGTACTGAGCAACAAGCAGGACGCCAAGGGCCTGGCCATAGCGCAGGAGCAGGGCATCGCCACCCAGGTGCTGGACCACAAGGCCTACGCCTCGCGCGAGGCCTTCGACGCCGCCCTGGCCCAGGCCATAGACGCCTGCGAGCCGGCCCTGGTGGTGCTGGCGGGCTTCATGCGCATCCTCACCCCCGGCTTCGTTGATCACTTTGCCGGCCGGCTGGTGAACATCCACCCCTCGCTGCTGCCGGCCTTCACCGGCCTGCACACGCACCAGCGCGCCATAGATGCGGGCTGCAGGTTTGCCGGCTGCACCGTGCACCTGGTGACGGCCGAGCTCGACGTGGGCCCGATCCTGGACCAGGCCGTGGTGCCGCTGCTCCCTGATGACACGGCCGAGAGTCTGGCGGCGCGCGTGCTGACACAGGAGCACCTGATTTACCCCAGGGCGGTGTTGGCGCATCTGCTTTCAAAAATATAG
- a CDS encoding RsmB/NOP family class I SAM-dependent RNA methyltransferase, producing the protein MHPKALLDACAELVRLTLTFEHPADAVVSRYFREHRSLGPRERATLAETAYAVLRKKPLFEQLARSGQGPRERRLAILGFYGPRDFLKSALSAQEKDWVDACDAVRPEELLEPQRHNLPQWLAEPLKAQLGEGFWPLVDSLAQSAPLDLRVNALKDKRESLQKELAQAGIKAKATPYSPWGLRIEGKPALTRLDAFTRGAIEVQDEGSQLLALLLDAKRGEMVVDFCAGAGGKTLAIGAAMRSTGRLYAFDVSAHRLDALKPRLARSGLSNVHPAAIAHERDERVKRLAGKIDRVLVDAPCSGLGTLRRNPDLKWRQSPQAVQELTAKQTAILESAARLVKPGGRLVYATCSVLPEENEAIALAFGAAHADFEPLQAGELLARLKVEQPASLCSGGADGQAYLRLWPHLHQTDGFFAAVWQRK; encoded by the coding sequence ATGCATCCCAAAGCCCTTCTGGACGCCTGCGCCGAACTCGTCAGGCTGACGCTTACTTTTGAACACCCGGCCGACGCTGTCGTCTCGCGCTATTTCCGCGAACACCGCAGTCTCGGGCCGCGCGAGCGCGCCACGCTGGCCGAAACCGCCTACGCCGTGCTGCGCAAGAAGCCGCTGTTCGAGCAGCTGGCGCGCTCAGGTCAAGGCCCGCGTGAGCGGCGCCTGGCCATTCTGGGCTTTTACGGCCCGCGCGACTTTCTGAAAAGCGCGCTCTCCGCGCAGGAAAAGGACTGGGTCGATGCCTGCGACGCGGTGCGCCCCGAGGAGCTGCTGGAGCCGCAGCGCCACAACCTGCCGCAGTGGCTGGCCGAGCCGCTGAAGGCTCAGCTGGGTGAGGGTTTCTGGCCGCTGGTTGACAGCCTGGCGCAGTCGGCGCCGCTGGATCTGCGCGTCAATGCCTTGAAGGACAAGCGCGAATCGCTCCAGAAGGAGCTGGCGCAGGCGGGCATCAAGGCGAAGGCCACACCGTATTCCCCTTGGGGGCTGCGTATCGAGGGCAAGCCGGCGCTGACCCGGCTGGACGCCTTCACGCGCGGCGCCATCGAGGTGCAGGACGAGGGCTCGCAGCTGCTGGCCCTGCTGCTGGATGCCAAGCGCGGCGAGATGGTGGTCGATTTTTGTGCCGGTGCCGGCGGCAAGACCCTGGCGATTGGCGCGGCCATGCGCAGCACCGGGCGGCTGTATGCGTTCGACGTGTCGGCGCACCGGCTCGATGCGCTGAAGCCGCGCCTGGCGCGCAGCGGCCTGTCGAATGTGCACCCGGCGGCCATCGCCCATGAACGCGATGAGCGCGTCAAGCGCCTGGCCGGCAAGATCGACCGCGTGCTGGTTGATGCGCCCTGCTCGGGTCTGGGCACTCTGCGCCGCAATCCGGATCTGAAATGGCGCCAGTCGCCCCAGGCCGTGCAGGAGCTGACGGCCAAGCAGACCGCTATCCTGGAGAGTGCCGCGCGCCTGGTGAAGCCTGGCGGCCGCCTGGTTTATGCCACCTGCAGCGTGCTGCCCGAGGAGAACGAGGCCATCGCCTTGGCCTTTGGCGCCGCCCATGCGGACTTTGAGCCGCTGCAGGCGGGCGAGCTGCTGGCGCGCCTCAAGGTGGAGCAGCCGGCCAGCCTGTGCAGCGGCGGTGCGGACGGCCAGGCCTACCTGCGCCTTTGGCCGCATCTGCACCAGACAGACGGCTTCTTCGCTGCCGTGTGGCAGCGCAAATAG
- the rpmB gene encoding 50S ribosomal protein L28, whose protein sequence is MARVCEVTGKKPMVGNNVSHANNKTKRRFLPNLQYRRFWVESENRWVRLRVSSAALRLIDKNGIESVLADMRARGQA, encoded by the coding sequence ATGGCACGCGTATGTGAAGTAACGGGCAAGAAGCCCATGGTGGGAAACAACGTCTCCCACGCCAACAACAAGACCAAGCGTCGTTTCCTGCCCAACCTGCAGTACCGCCGTTTCTGGGTGGAGAGCGAAAACCGCTGGGTGCGCCTGCGTGTCTCCAGCGCCGCCCTGCGTCTGATCGACAAGAACGGCATCGAATCCGTGCTCGCAGACATGCGTGCCCGTGGCCAAGCTTAA
- a CDS encoding exosortase H-associated membrane protein, which yields MQTKPLSRFFALAIVGLLCLMPPWYYLAPILSVPVFYMAGEACSSIFQWALGYERVGASGVLQTSIKVFSQHQGQIRMGALAPVADYRLQGYGMVMLWSLLLASRPPALLRKLLLGSAGMLVLQAVAVSLQWLNDVLNRAGHEALAQTRLPGWVAEVVAFGFHFNLFIFTALLPILIWMALSKNFVSSFWADMSQRKS from the coding sequence ATGCAAACTAAGCCGTTAAGCCGGTTTTTTGCGCTCGCCATTGTTGGGTTGCTGTGCCTCATGCCGCCCTGGTATTACCTGGCTCCGATACTGTCTGTGCCGGTGTTTTATATGGCTGGAGAGGCTTGCTCAAGCATCTTTCAATGGGCCCTGGGTTACGAGCGCGTGGGCGCGTCAGGAGTGCTGCAGACCAGCATCAAGGTGTTTAGCCAGCATCAGGGCCAGATCCGCATGGGCGCACTGGCGCCGGTCGCGGACTACCGGTTGCAGGGCTACGGCATGGTGATGCTATGGTCTTTGCTGCTTGCCTCGCGCCCACCAGCGTTGCTGCGCAAACTACTGCTGGGCTCGGCGGGCATGCTGGTGCTGCAGGCGGTCGCTGTCAGCCTGCAGTGGCTCAATGATGTGCTCAATCGTGCAGGTCATGAAGCCCTGGCTCAAACCCGACTGCCTGGTTGGGTGGCTGAAGTGGTGGCGTTTGGCTTTCACTTCAATCTGTTCATCTTTACCGCCTTGCTACCAATCTTGATCTGGATGGCGCTGAGCAAAAATTTTGTGAGCAGTTTTTGGGCAGATATGTCGCAGCGCAAAAGCTGA
- the trxB gene encoding thioredoxin-disulfide reductase, giving the protein MSTTQHAKVLILGSGPAGYTAAIYAARANLNPVLITGMAQGGQLTTTTEVDNWPADVNGVQGPELMQRFLEHAERFKTQIVFDHINAVDLSRRPFTLTGDSGQYTCDSLIIATGASAKYLGLPSEEAFMGKGVSACATCDGFFYREQEVCVVGGGNTAVEEALYLANIASKVTLVHRRDRFRAEPILVDKLMERVAAGKIVLKTFFTLDEVLGDASGVTGIRIKSTEDGHTEDIKLQGCFIAIGHAPNTEIFQGQITMENGYIATQGGLKGFATQTSVPGVFAAGDVQDHVYRQAITSAGTGCMAALDAQRYLEQQE; this is encoded by the coding sequence ATGTCCACTACCCAACACGCCAAAGTCCTGATCCTCGGCTCCGGCCCGGCCGGCTACACCGCCGCCATCTACGCCGCGCGCGCCAACCTGAATCCGGTGCTGATCACCGGCATGGCCCAGGGCGGCCAGCTGACCACCACCACCGAGGTGGACAACTGGCCGGCCGACGTGAACGGCGTGCAGGGCCCGGAGCTGATGCAGCGCTTTCTGGAGCATGCCGAGCGTTTCAAGACGCAGATCGTGTTCGATCACATCAACGCCGTCGATCTGTCCAGGCGCCCATTCACCCTGACCGGCGACAGCGGCCAGTACACCTGCGACTCGCTGATCATCGCCACCGGCGCCTCGGCCAAGTACCTGGGCCTGCCGTCCGAGGAGGCCTTCATGGGCAAGGGCGTGTCCGCCTGCGCCACCTGCGACGGCTTCTTCTACCGCGAGCAGGAGGTCTGCGTGGTCGGCGGTGGCAACACCGCGGTGGAAGAAGCCCTGTACCTGGCCAATATCGCATCCAAGGTCACGCTAGTGCACCGGCGCGACAGGTTCCGCGCCGAGCCCATCCTGGTGGACAAGCTGATGGAGCGCGTGGCCGCCGGCAAGATCGTCCTCAAGACCTTCTTCACGCTCGACGAGGTGCTGGGCGACGCCAGCGGCGTGACCGGGATCCGCATCAAGAGCACCGAAGACGGGCATACCGAGGACATCAAGCTCCAGGGCTGCTTCATCGCTATTGGCCATGCGCCCAACACCGAGATCTTCCAGGGTCAGATCACCATGGAAAATGGCTACATCGCGACCCAGGGCGGCCTCAAGGGCTTTGCCACGCAGACCAGCGTGCCCGGCGTGTTTGCCGCCGGCGACGTGCAGGACCATGTGTACCGCCAGGCCATCACCAGCGCCGGCACGGGCTGCATGGCGGCGCTGGATGCCCAGCGCTATCTGGAACAGCAGGAGTGA
- a CDS encoding bifunctional riboflavin kinase/FAD synthetase, with protein sequence MKIFRGFHHPQVASACALTIGNFDGVHRGHQAMLALLNNEAQHRGVASCVLTFEPHPRDYFARVHHKPDIAPARIGTLRDKLAELARCGVQQAVVLPFNDKLASLPAQAFIDEVVVRGLGARYLLVGDDFRFGSQRAGDYAMLDAAGPAGGFEVARMMSYEVHGLRVSSTAVRAALAAGDMAEAARLLGRPYAISGHVVHGRKLGRQLGRSAASGADQDGFRTLNLRFAHWKPAASGIFAVLVHGLHDAPLPGVANLGVRPSLDPRDANGGRVLLETHCLDWPTHLGAEGGYGKIVRVELLHKLHDELKYDSLDTLTAGIARDCEDARAFFATAHAETRRQTTRDRI encoded by the coding sequence ATGAAGATCTTCCGCGGCTTCCATCATCCGCAAGTGGCCAGCGCCTGCGCGCTCACCATAGGCAACTTCGACGGCGTGCACCGCGGCCACCAGGCCATGCTGGCGCTGCTGAACAACGAGGCGCAGCACCGCGGCGTGGCCAGCTGCGTGCTGACCTTTGAGCCCCACCCGCGCGACTACTTTGCCCGCGTGCACCACAAGCCGGACATCGCCCCGGCACGCATAGGCACGCTGCGCGACAAGCTCGCCGAGCTGGCGCGCTGCGGCGTGCAGCAGGCCGTGGTGCTGCCCTTCAACGACAAGCTGGCCAGTCTGCCGGCCCAGGCCTTCATCGACGAGGTGGTGGTGCGCGGCCTGGGCGCGCGCTACCTGCTGGTGGGCGACGACTTTCGCTTTGGCAGCCAGCGCGCAGGCGACTATGCGATGCTGGACGCCGCCGGCCCGGCCGGCGGCTTCGAGGTGGCGCGCATGATGAGCTACGAGGTGCATGGCCTGCGCGTCTCCAGCACCGCCGTGCGCGCGGCGCTGGCCGCGGGCGACATGGCCGAGGCGGCGCGCCTGTTGGGCCGGCCCTACGCCATCAGCGGCCATGTGGTGCATGGGCGCAAGCTCGGGCGCCAGCTGGGCCGCTCGGCCGCCAGCGGGGCGGATCAGGACGGTTTTCGCACCCTCAACCTGCGCTTTGCGCACTGGAAGCCGGCCGCCAGCGGCATCTTCGCGGTGCTGGTGCATGGCCTGCACGATGCGCCCCTGCCCGGCGTGGCGAATCTGGGCGTGCGCCCCTCGCTCGACCCGCGCGACGCGAACGGCGGGCGCGTGCTGCTGGAGACCCATTGCCTGGACTGGCCCACGCACCTGGGCGCCGAGGGGGGCTACGGTAAAATCGTGCGCGTGGAACTACTGCACAAACTGCACGACGAGCTGAAATACGACAGTCTTGACACCCTCACCGCCGGCATCGCCCGGGACTGCGAGGACGCGCGCGCCTTCTTTGCCACGGCCCACGCCGAGACCCGTCGCCAGACCACGCGCGACCGAATTTGA
- the rpmG gene encoding 50S ribosomal protein L33, with protein MAAKGGREKIKLVSTAETGHFYTTTKNKKTMPEKMSIIKFDPKARKHVEYKEAKLK; from the coding sequence ATGGCTGCTAAAGGCGGACGCGAAAAGATCAAGCTGGTGTCCACGGCTGAGACCGGGCACTTCTACACCACCACCAAGAACAAGAAGACGATGCCCGAGAAGATGAGCATCATCAAGTTCGACCCCAAGGCTCGCAAGCATGTCGAGTACAAGGAAGCCAAGCTGAAGTAA
- a CDS encoding acyl-CoA dehydrogenase family protein: MDLAFTPEEQAFRQDVRAWVRANLPPAMAHKVHNALRLTRDDLQGWARILGKKGWLAFGWPKEFGGPGWTAVQKHLFEEECAMAGAPRIIPFGPVMVAPVIMAYGTPEQQKRFLPGIADGSVWWSQGYSEPGSGSDLASVKTRAERVGDKYIVNGQKTWTTLGQHGDWMFNLVRTSNEGKPQTGISFLLLDMKSPGVTVRPIKLLDGECEVNEVFFDNVEVPADQLIGQENKGWTYAKHLLSHERTNIADVNRAKRELERLKRIARAEGLWDDQRFRDQIALLEVDIVALEMLVLRVLSMEKSGKNPLDIAGLLKIKGSEIQQRYAELMMLAAGPYALPLIQEAMDAGWQGLFPGGTLANAPLASTYFNMRKTTIYGGSNEVQRNIVAQTILG, from the coding sequence ATGGATCTCGCATTCACCCCCGAGGAACAGGCCTTTCGCCAGGACGTGCGCGCCTGGGTGCGCGCCAATCTGCCGCCAGCGATGGCGCACAAGGTGCACAACGCCCTGCGCCTGACGAGGGACGACCTGCAGGGCTGGGCCAGGATACTGGGCAAGAAGGGCTGGCTGGCCTTTGGCTGGCCCAAGGAGTTTGGCGGCCCCGGCTGGACAGCCGTGCAAAAGCATTTGTTCGAGGAGGAATGCGCCATGGCCGGCGCGCCGCGCATCATCCCCTTCGGGCCGGTGATGGTGGCGCCGGTCATCATGGCCTACGGCACGCCCGAGCAACAAAAACGCTTCCTGCCCGGCATTGCCGATGGCTCCGTGTGGTGGAGCCAGGGCTACTCCGAGCCGGGCTCGGGCTCGGATCTGGCCAGCGTCAAGACCCGCGCCGAGCGCGTCGGGGATAAATACATCGTCAACGGCCAGAAGACCTGGACCACGCTGGGCCAGCATGGCGACTGGATGTTCAACCTGGTGCGCACCAGCAACGAGGGCAAGCCCCAGACCGGCATCAGCTTTTTGCTGCTGGACATGAAGAGCCCCGGCGTGACGGTGCGGCCCATCAAGCTGCTCGATGGCGAATGCGAGGTCAACGAAGTCTTCTTCGACAACGTCGAGGTGCCCGCCGACCAGCTCATAGGCCAGGAGAACAAGGGCTGGACCTACGCCAAGCATCTGCTGTCCCACGAGCGCACCAACATCGCCGACGTAAACCGCGCCAAGCGCGAGCTGGAGCGCTTGAAGCGCATCGCCCGCGCCGAAGGCCTATGGGACGACCAGCGTTTTCGCGACCAGATCGCCCTGTTGGAGGTGGACATCGTGGCACTGGAGATGCTGGTGCTGCGCGTGCTGTCGATGGAAAAGAGCGGCAAGAACCCGCTGGACATCGCCGGCCTCTTGAAGATCAAGGGCAGCGAGATCCAGCAGCGCTACGCCGAGCTGATGATGCTGGCCGCCGGCCCCTACGCCCTGCCCCTGATCCAGGAGGCCATGGACGCGGGCTGGCAGGGACTGTTCCCCGGCGGCACCCTGGCCAACGCGCCGCTGGCATCGACCTACTTCAACATGCGCAAGACCACCATCTACGGCGGCAGCAATGAAGTGCAACGCAATATCGTTGCCCAAACCATCCTGGGCTGA
- the xrtH gene encoding exosortase H: protein MTRFFVIFVVCLVVLFRIDMLDSVQQRVADPWTQWLATASANLISVFDTDVLHQGRILMSKATGFAVSIEAGCNGIEAAIVLIAGMVAFPASWTQKLLGMTLGFAAVQAVNLLRIISLYYLGQWNLPVFEFAHLYLWQALIMLDVLVVWLLWIRWTARRTAEQEEVSGHAN from the coding sequence ATGACTCGGTTCTTCGTTATTTTCGTGGTCTGCTTGGTGGTGCTGTTTCGCATCGACATGCTTGATTCGGTGCAGCAGCGGGTCGCTGATCCATGGACTCAATGGCTAGCGACGGCCAGCGCGAATCTCATATCCGTGTTCGATACAGATGTACTCCATCAGGGGCGCATCTTGATGAGCAAAGCCACAGGTTTTGCGGTGTCTATTGAGGCGGGGTGTAACGGCATCGAGGCGGCCATTGTGCTGATCGCCGGAATGGTCGCCTTCCCGGCTAGCTGGACGCAGAAGCTGCTGGGCATGACTCTGGGCTTTGCTGCCGTGCAGGCGGTGAACTTGTTGCGCATCATCAGCCTGTATTACCTGGGGCAGTGGAATTTACCGGTGTTTGAGTTTGCACACCTGTATCTCTGGCAGGCCTTGATCATGCTTGATGTGCTGGTGGTGTGGCTGCTGTGGATTCGTTGGACTGCAAGAAGGACGGCGGAGCAAGAAGAGGTATCTGGACATGCAAACTAA